The following nucleotide sequence is from Lysobacter panacisoli.
GGCGTCGCCATCGAGGTGCCGTTGTAGGACGCGTAGGTTTCCGCGCCCGGCGTGGTGGTACCGGCGTTGAGCGTGGAGAGGATGCTCGAACCGGGCGCGGCGATGTCGATCAGCGCGCCGTAGTTGGAGAAGCTCGAACGCTGGCCGGTGCTTGTGATCGAGGCCACAGCGATCACGTTGTTGCAGTTGGCCGGAGTGAAGCCGGAGGTGTTGGCGTTGCTGTTGCCGGAAGCGATGACCAGCGTGGTGCCGCGACCGACCGCACCGTTGATCGCGTTCTGCATCGTCGCGCTGCACGAGCCACCGCCGCCGAGGCTGAGGTTGATGACTTCGGCCGGCGTCGCGTTGGCCGGCACACCGCTGACGGTGCCACCGGACGCCCACGTGATCGCGTCGGCGATGTCGGAGATGCTGCCGCCGCACTTGGCGAGCACGCGCACCGGTTGCACCTTCGCGTTGAACGCGGTGCCGGCGACGCCGACGCCGTTGTTGGTCAGCGCGGCGACCGTGCCGGCGACGTGCGTTCCGTGCCAGCTCGAGTTGGAGCCGACGATCTGTCCGCATTCGCCCGCGCTGTACCAGTCGCCCTGGTCGGCCGGATTCGAATCGCGTCCGTTGCCGTCGCGCGCGGAGGTCGCGTCGCTGACGAAGTCGTAACCGGCGATCACATTCGCGTTGAGGTCGCTGTGGCTGGTGATGCCGGTATCGAGCACCGCGACCACCACGCCCGCGCCCGACGCGCTGTCCCAGGCTTCGTTCGCGCGGATGCCGGCGTCGCTGTCCTGGTAACCCCACTGCTCGGGATAGCGCGGATCGTTCGGCGTCAGCGCGATCTGCAGCAGGCGGTCGACCTCGACGTATTCGACGTTGGGATCGACGGCGAGCTGGCGCATCAGCTGTTCGGCTTCGGCGCGGTCGAGCTTGCGGTCGGCACGCACGACTTCGCCGCCCACGGCCAGGCTGCGCAGCGATTGCAGGCCGACGGCGCGACCGCCCACGCCGGCCTGCGCGGCGACGTCGAGCGAGCGCTTCATCGCGGCGGCATTGGCGCGCGGTGCGCTGCCGTCGCGGTACTTCACGATGAAGCGGTCGTGCGTCGGCGACGACGCCAGTCCGCTCAGGTCCACGCGATCGGCCGCGAAGACCGAAGCGCAGGAGCACGACAGGACCACCGCGGTGGCGGCGGCAAGGGCGTGCAGGCGCACGCGGCGGGACGCATTCGTTTGGATTGAGGACATCTCGATACCCCGAAAATTGCCAAGTGCCGCGCAGTGCGGCGGGGATGGTCGAGGCGGCGTGGCGGGGGAACCGCGCGCGCTGCGACAACCGACGATGGCCACGCGCACCACCGCAACAGGCGGCCGCGAAAGACGGTGTCGTGGCGACCCTCGATCGACCGCGGACGACGTAGCGCCCGCATCGATAACGACGCCCCGGGTCGCACCGGGGCGTCGGCGTCGCTTGCTGGAGTCAGGTCAGAACGTGACGCTCCAGCTGTTGATGTAGCCGGTATCGCCGGCCGCGTTGTCGTTGACGCGCAGCTTCCACGTGCCGTTGAGCGGCTCGCTCGACAGGTTCAGCGTGACCGTCTTGTTGACGTTGTCGGTGCTGCCGCCGGTGCGGTTGTGGATGTTGTAGAGGCTGCCGTCCGGTGCGACGAGGTCCACCTTCAGGTCGCCCTGGTAGGTGTGCACGATCGCGACCGTCACCGACGCGTTGGTCGGTGCGTTGCCGCTGCGACCCGACACCGTGACCGGACTTTCCACCGTGGTGTTGTCGCCGATCGCGACGTCGGTGCCGTTGCTGTACGTCTGCGTGCCGCCGCCTCCACCGCCGCCACGGAACGCGGCAATGGTGGCCTTGGTGTTCACCAGCACGCGCTGATTGTGGCTGCGGTCGGTGGTGCCCATCGCTACGCCGTTGTAGGTGACGTCGGGATTCGACCAGTAGTTCAGGCGCGGGCAGCTCGGGCTGCAGGTGTAGGCCATGATCGTGCGCCACGCGTTGTTCGGCGCGCGGTAGCCGTGGCCGTAGACATAGGGCGAGTTGGTCGGATCGGTGGCGGGATCGTGGCGCGCCGACTGCAGATGGCCGATCTCGTGGGCGAAGCTGTAATAGCCGGTGATGCAATCCCAGTACGCCGTCGCGAACGCGGTGGTCGCGGTGGAGCCGATCCCCGACGCCAGGCCGCACGCGGAGCTGTCGTTGCCGACCAGCACCGCGACGTCGGCCGCGTTGCTGTCGCGCAGCGCATGGATGGTGTCCATGTAGCCGTCGCTGGTGCCGCGGAATCGCGACAGGTCCGTGCTCATGCCGACGTCGCTGTAGGCGACGGTCGTGTAGCCGGCCAGCTCCATGTTGATGCCGACGTTGGAGTTGACGTAGCCCTGGTTCGATTCGGCCACCGCAAGCTGCACCAGCGCCTGCATGTCGCCGCCGTACGCGCTGACGGCGTTGTTGGTGGCGA
It contains:
- a CDS encoding S8 family serine peptidase, which codes for MSSIQTNASRRVRLHALAAATAVVLSCSCASVFAADRVDLSGLASSPTHDRFIVKYRDGSAPRANAAAMKRSLDVAAQAGVGGRAVGLQSLRSLAVGGEVVRADRKLDRAEAEQLMRQLAVDPNVEYVEVDRLLQIALTPNDPRYPEQWGYQDSDAGIRANEAWDSASGAGVVVAVLDTGITSHSDLNANVIAGYDFVSDATSARDGNGRDSNPADQGDWYSAGECGQIVGSNSSWHGTHVAGTVAALTNNGVGVAGTAFNAKVQPVRVLAKCGGSISDIADAITWASGGTVSGVPANATPAEVINLSLGGGGSCSATMQNAINGAVGRGTTLVIASGNSNANTSGFTPANCNNVIAVASITSTGQRSSFSNYGALIDIAAPGSSILSTLNAGTTTPGAETYASYNGTSMATPHVAGVVALLQSVSATPKTPAEVESIIKANFRPFPVTPSQTIGPGILDAKRVVDAAGGGGGNVAPTANYSFTTSGLTATFTDSSSDSDGSIVSRSWNFGDGTTSTATNPSRTYASAGTYTVTLTVTDDDGATNTRTQSVTVGGTGGPQTYTNGTDFPINDNATVESPISVSGRTGNAPTNASVSVNIVHTYRGDLRVDLVAPDGSVYNLHNRTGGSADNLVQTYSRNLSTEALNGTWRLRVNDNASLDTGYINSWSITF
- a CDS encoding proprotein convertase P-domain-containing protein — its product is MESPVTVSGRSGNAPTNASVTVAIVHTYQGDLKVDLVAPDGSLYNIHNRTGGSTDNVNKTVTLNLSSEPLNGTWKLRVNDNAAGDTGYINSWSVTF